The Lysobacter panacisoli genome includes a window with the following:
- the crcB gene encoding fluoride efflux transporter CrcB, with protein sequence MFYSLLAIAAGATLGAWARWGLSLALNHVHHAVPMGTLAANLVGGYLVGLAVAGFGQWSGLAPEWRLFVITGLLGGLTTFSTFSAETVALLQRQDYAWAFAIIALHLLGSLAMTVLGLMTVRALAS encoded by the coding sequence ATGTTCTATTCGCTGCTGGCCATCGCCGCCGGCGCCACGCTCGGCGCCTGGGCCCGCTGGGGCTTGAGCCTGGCGCTCAACCACGTGCATCACGCGGTGCCGATGGGTACGCTCGCGGCCAATCTGGTCGGCGGCTACCTGGTTGGACTGGCCGTGGCCGGTTTCGGGCAATGGTCGGGACTGGCGCCGGAATGGCGGCTGTTCGTGATCACCGGCCTGCTCGGCGGACTCACCACCTTCTCGACGTTCTCGGCGGAAACGGTCGCCCTGCTGCAACGCCAGGACTACGCCTGGGCGTTCGCGATCATCGCGCTGCACCTGCTCGGTTCGCTGGCGATGACCGTGCTCGGCCTGATGACCGTGCGTGCGCTGGCATCGTGA